A portion of the Epinephelus moara isolate mb chromosome 4, YSFRI_EMoa_1.0, whole genome shotgun sequence genome contains these proteins:
- the hmmr gene encoding hyaluronan mediated motility receptor: MSFSRAPLKRFNENVGCAPPPGSYEVKSGDLKGAASFDKSDRFKQVKAADLPPPSPSKSVLASPVRRTMSVDGLIDGSSVKKEKNGMTMERKQQKLLEREIRSLVQQRGEQDRRVLALEEELKKVEAKLLAAVREKTGLAANVTTLERQRAELKKVNEFLKNKVSADTTKKKINSLTMELMEARNTLDIKNKELNVLQINTEGQVKALETDLQAARAAVTALKDRNKDLEDLYQVTKAQNEQLENENARLHAVIRELREEIRVLQGYLDTANEEIQDLRLKLREKTQENTVAGSQLEKVKQLENELEQRTTELETIQDMLRQKEEEAQKLQQDLQVSKDALEEAEKRLENQEVELKSLQRSVSDMEKQMEAADQEVQDSKATVRQQEAELARLREVLRRTEKELDERVAHLEQRCLFSEEERSKTQEEGMRRVEELKAELTVLKEAKRDEKKRQIQLQEEHAALTEELTREKALVDSLSVLVEQQREESEEQLRQLKDEMEEVLGDLAALEDQEQKKQEMAERSQEALQRLQEENSELDRQLGDTRALLESKSKDVEALKEEHLAAMRELQEAHTNSLSKMGDIVTELESAKQALQGAEGRQKELEAEVERVTQQMKEEIDKAVQQKEEEVNRVMEGLEEHQERQLAEAKAREENSRKLLEVQTRLAQKDEEIKAMEARHAALINQLQQELQMQTKQREEALGQLEEQRGQGATLLQNEKEKAQKMLEEVRQEKGEIMEQLQRERQEKVKIQTALQEERGALEAEREDHQQVRSEVHRLQTELERIDEERNSLLSQVKLKDQTRLVLENQLNIAEQDRNQLQSCLDEAEQGGLSFQTQLDLMEEKAQALQHELEEQRQDRRALQEQVEVLTQEKVTLQWEMEEQRQELQRQITEAQEKSSPSSEMEHWKKQYEELFAKVRPFQEQLNAFAAERNALLNENGVNQEELNKLADAYARLLGHQNQKQKIKHVMKLKDENVTLKQEVSKLRSQVARQKSDLEQLKSKLPGATRRRFDPSKAFQHDKENRRNETLQEGNHCV, from the exons atgtctttttcaagAGCCCCCTTGAAAAGGTTCAACGAGAACGTAG GTTGTGCCCCTCCACCGGGGTCCTATGAAGTCAAATCTGGAGACCTGAAGGGAGCTGCTTCCTTTGACAAGTCTGATCGATTCAAACAAGTTAAGGCAG CTGATCTGCCACCACCATCGCCCTCCAAAAGTGTCCTTGCGTCACCTGTCCGTAGGACTATGTCGGTTGATGGACTT ATTGATGGTTCAAGtgtaaagaaagagaagaatgGCATGACCATGGAGAGGAAGCAGCAGAAGCTCTTGGAGAGAGAG ATAAGGTCCCTGGTTCAGCAGCGCGGGGAGCAGGACCGTCGTGTGCTGGCTCTGGAAGAGGAGCTTAAGAAGGTGGAGGCCAAGCTGCTGGCAGCAGTCAGGGAGAAGACAGGCCTTGCTGCCAACGTTACCACCCTCGAAAGACAGCGGGCTGAGCTCAAGAAAGTCAATGAGTTCCTAAAAAACAAG GTTTCTGCTGAcactacaaaaaagaaaatcaactcTCTCACAATGGAGCTGATGGAGGCCAGGAACACTTTGGATATTAAAAACAAG gaGTTAAATGTCCTGCAGATTAACACTGAGGGCCAAGTGAAGGCGCTAGAAACTGACCTGCAAGCTGCCAGGGCTGCTGTCACTGCTCTGAAGGACAGGAATAAAGACTTGG AGGACCTTTATCAAGTGACCAAAGCCCAAAATGAACAGCTGGAGAATGAGAATGCCAGATTGCACG CTGTGATACGGGAGCTGAGGGAAGAGATCAGAGTCTTGCAGGGATACCTGGACACAGCCAATGAAGAGATCCAG gaTCTCCGCTTGAAGCTCAGAGAGAAGACGCAGGAGAACACTGTGGCTGGTTCCCAGTTGGAGAAAGTAAA GCAGCTAGAGAATGAATTGGAGCAGCGTACTACTGAACTAGAAACCATCCAGGATAtgctgagacagaaagaggaggaggcacAGAAACTCCAGCAAGATCTCCAAGTGTCAAAGGATGCTTTAGAGGAAGCAGAGAAGAGGTTGGAGAACCAAGAGGTGGAGCTGAAGTCTTTGCAAAGGTCAGTGAGTGACATGGAGAAGCAAATGGAGGCGGCGGACCAAGAAGTTCAAGACTCTAAAGCAACAGTTCGACAGCAGGAGGCAGAGCTCGCCAGACTGAGAGAGGTTCTCAGAAGGACGGAGAAGGAGCTGGACGAGAGAGTGGCGCATCTCGAACAGAGGTGTCTGTTctctgaggaggagagaa GCAAGACTCAGGAGGAGGGGATGAGGAGAGTGGAGGAGTTGAAAGCAGAGCTCACCGTGCTAAAGGAGGCTAAAAGAGacgagaaaaagagacagattcAGCTCCAGGAAGAACACGCTGCTCTCACTGAGGAACTGACAAGAGAAAAG GCACTTGTGGACTCCCTGTCTGTGCTGgtggagcagcagagggaggagtcTGAGGAGCAACTCAGACAGCTTAAAGACGAGATGGAGGAGGTGCTGGGAGACCTTGCTGCCTTGGAGGACCAGGAGCAGAAGAAGCAGGAGATGGCAGAGAGGAGTCAAGAGGCCCTCCAGAGGCTGCAGGAGGAAAACAGCGAACTGGACAGACAGCTGGGTGATACCAGGGCGCTGCTGGAGAG TAAGAGCAAAGATGTGGAAGCTTTAAAAGAGGAGCACTTAGCCGCCATGAGAGAACTCCAGGaggcacacacaaactcactgaGCAAGATGGGAGACATTGTCACGGAGCTGGAGAG CGCCAAACAGGCTCTGCAGGGAGCAGAGGGAAGACAGAAAGAACTGGAGGCTGAGGTGGAGAGAGTGACGCAGCAGATGAAGGAAGAGATAGATAAAGCCGTTcaacagaaagaggaggaggtcaACAGAGTGATGGAGGGGTTAGAGGAGCACCAGGAGAGGCAGTTAGCTGAAGCAAAAGCCAGGGAGGAGAATTCAAG AAAGTTGCTGGAGGTGCAGACTCGTCTTGCACAAAAAGATGAGGAGATAAAGGCCATGGAGGCGAGACACGCTGCCCTGATCAATCAGCTACAGCAGGAGCTACAGATGCAGACAAAGCAGAGAGAAGAGGCACTGGGGCAACTAGAGGAACAGAGGGGTCAGGGTGCAACTCTGCTCCAAAATGAGAAGGAAAAAGCCCAGAAAATGCTCGAGGAGGTCCGCCAGGAAAAAGGGGAAATAATGGAACAGCTCCAACgagaaagacaagagaaagttaAAATTCAGACAGCTCTTCAGGAGGAAAGGGGAGCGTTGGAGGCTGAAAGAGAAGACCACCAGCAGGTCAGGTCAGAGGTGCACAGACTGCAGACTGAGCTGGAGAGGATAGATGAGGAGAGGAATAGTCTTCTGTCTCAAGTAAAGCTCAAAGACCAGACCAGGCTTGTTCTCGAAAATCAACTAAACATAGCAGAGCAGGACAGAAATCAGCTTCAGTCTTGCCTGGATGAGGCCGAACAAGGGGGTTTGAGCTTTCAGACCCAATTAGACCTTATGGAGGAGAAAGCACAGGCTCTGCAGCATGAGTTGGAAGAACAACGACAAGACAGACGGGCTTTGCAGGAGCAGGTGGAAGTACTGACTCAGGAAAAGGTTACACTACAGTGGGAGATGGAGGAGCAGCGACAGGAACTCCAAAGACAAATTACTGAGGCACAGGAGAAAAG CTCCCCAAGTTCAGAGATGGAGCACTGGAAGAAACAATATGAGGAGCTGTTTGCCAAAGTCAGGCCCTTCCAG GAACAGCTCAATGCGTTTGCAGCCGAGCGAAATGCACTACTCAATGAGAACGGAGTAAATCAGGAGGAGCTGAACAAACTGGCTGATGCTTACGCTCGTCTGCTGGGCCACCAGAACCAGAAGCAGAAGATCAAACATGTGATGAAGCTGAAAGATGAGAATGTCACCCTAAAACAG GAAGTGTCGAAGCTTCGGTCCCAGGTGGCCCGGCAGAAGAGTGATCTGGAGCAGCTGAAGTCAAAGCTCCCTGGTGCTACTCGCCGCAGGTTTGATCCCAGCAAAGCTTTCCAACACGACAAGGAGAACAGGAGAAATGAAACTCTTCAAGAAG gaAATCATTGTGTATAA
- the insb gene encoding preproinsulin b, giving the protein MARVPCAASMLLLLALYSPGVTSTPAQHLCGSHLVDTLYFVCGERGFFSGPHRAHKRDLEHLLGFLSKRARQEQRLWRALSGRKELKVKRGIVEQCCHKPCSIYHLEGYCD; this is encoded by the exons ATGGCAAGGGTACCATGTGCAGCGTCCATGCTGTTACTGCTGGCGCTCTACTCCCCTGGGGTGACCTCCACCCCCGCCCAACACCTGTGTGGCTCCCACCTGGTGGATACCCTGTACTTCGTATGTGGAGAACGGGGCTTTTTCTCCGGTCCACACCGAGCCCACAAGCGGGATCTGGAGCATCTGCTCG GGTTCCTGTCTAAAAGGGCCAGACAGGAGCAGCGGCTGTGGAGGGCTCTGTCTGGCcgcaaagagctcaaggtgaaGAGAGGCATCGTGGAGCAGTGCTGCCATAAGCCATGCAGCATTTACCACCTGGAGGGCTACTGCGACTGA